In a genomic window of Urocitellus parryii isolate mUroPar1 chromosome 11, mUroPar1.hap1, whole genome shotgun sequence:
- the Cd53 gene encoding leukocyte surface antigen CD53, producing MGMSTLKLLKYVLFFFNLLFWFCGCCILGFGTYLLVHNNLGVLFHKLPFLTLGNVLIIVGTIVMVVAFLGCMGSIKENKCLLMSFFVLLLIILLAEVILAILLFLYEQKLHNYVADGLNESFQRYYSDNSTRAAWDSIQSFLHCCGVNGTNDWIHGPPASCPQGQQIQGCYTKAQLWFHSNFLYIGIITICVCVIQVLGMSFALTLNCQIDKTSQALGL from the exons ATGGGCATGAGTACTTTGAAATTGTTGAAGTAtgtcttgtttttcttcaacTTGCTCTTTTGG ttctgtGGCTGCTGCATTTTGGGCTTTGGGACCTACCTCTTGGTCCACAACAACCTTGGAGTGCTCTTCCATAAACTCCCCTTCCTCACGCTGGGCAATGTGCTCATCATCGTGGGTACCATTGTCATGGTGGTTGCCTTCTTGGGCTGCATGGGCTCCATCAAGGAGAATAAGTGCCTGCTTATGTCG TTCTTTGTTCTTCTGCTGATTATCCTCCTTGCTGAAGTGATCTTGGCCATTCTGCTCTTCCTGTACGAACAAAAG CTGCATAACTATGTGGCTGACGGCCTGAACGAAAGCTTCCAACGTTACTATTCAGACAACAGCACCAGGGCAGCGTGGGACTCCATCCAGTCATTT CTGCATTGCTGTGGTGTAAATGGCACGAATGATTGGATCCATGGCCCACCAGCATCTTGTCCCCAAGGTCAACAAATTCAG ggttGCTATACAAAAGCACAACTGTGGTTTCACTCCAATTTCTTGTATATCGGAATCATTACCATCTGTGTATGTGTGATTCAG GTCCTGGGGATGTCCTTTGCATTAACCCTGAACTGCCAGATTGACAAAACCAGCCAGGCCTTAGGGCTGTga